A genomic window from Prunus persica cultivar Lovell chromosome G2, Prunus_persica_NCBIv2, whole genome shotgun sequence includes:
- the LOC18785947 gene encoding probable carboxylesterase 15: protein MVRENKKLVEEVSGWLRVFNDGSVDRTWTGPPEVKFMSEPVAPHKEFVNGVATEDVIVDEPSGLRVRIYLPEQKQEGHDDNKLPIILHFHGGGFCISQADWYMYYHIYTKLARATNAIVVSVYQRLAPEHRLPAAIDDGYTALLWLRKLARGEQKEPWLLSYADFSRVFLIGDSSGGNIVHHVAARAGTVDLSPLRLAGGIPIHPGFVRAERSKSELEQPESPFLTLDMVDKFLGLAIPVGSTKDHPVTCPMGPGAPLLDGLKLPPFLLCIASKDLIIDTEMEYFEAMKKANKDVELLINKGMTHSFYLNKIALDMDPETASETEILITRIKEFIKNH from the coding sequence ATGGTCCGTGAAAATAAGAAGCTAGTCGAAGAGGTGTCCGGTTGGCTAAGAGTCTTCAACGACGGCTCAGTCGACCGGACATGGACTGGACCTCCTGAGGTCAAGTTCATGTCTGAGCCAGTGGCACCGCACAAAGAATTCGTCAACGGAGTTGCCACTGAAGATGTGATCGTCGATGAACCCTCTGGCCTTCGCGTACGGATATATCTACCTGAGCAAAAGCAGGAGGGTCACGACGACAACAAGCTTCCCATAATCCTCCACTTCCATGGGGGTGGCTTTTGCATAAGCCAAGCTGACTGGTACATGTACTACCACATATACACCAAGCTTGCTCGCGCCACAAACGCCATTGTTGTCTCTGTCTATCAAAGGCTAGCACCCGAGCACCGTCTCCCTGCCGCCATCGACGACGGCTACACCGCTCTCCTCTGGCTTCGGAAGTTGGCTCGGGGTGAGCAAAAAGAGCCGTGGCTTCTGAGCTACGCAGACTTCAGCCGTGTGTTTCTTATTGGAGATAGCTCAGGAGGGAACATAGTGCACCACGTCGCTGCTAGAGCAGGCACGGTGGATTTGAGTCCCTTGAGGCTTGCCGGAGGGATCCCGATCCACCCGGGTTTCGTTCGAGCCGAGAGGAGCAAGTCTGAATTGGAGCAGCCTGAGTCACCGTTTCTTACACTGGACATGGTGGACAAGTTTTTGGGGTTGGCTATTCCAGTGGGGTCCACCAAAGACCACCCGGTAACGTGTCCGATGGGCCCCGGCGCCCCGCTGTTGGATGGCCTGAAGCTGCCGCCGTTCCTTCTTTGCATTGCTTCCAAGGACTTGATCATAGACACAGAAATGGAGTACTTTGAGGCCATGAAGAAGGCCAACAAGGATGTGGAGCTTCTGATTAACAAGGGGATGACTCACAGCTTCTATCTTAACAAGATTGCACTAGACATGGACCCTGAAACAGCTTCCGAAACTGAGATTCTGATTACAAGGATCAAGGAGTTCATCAAGAACCACTAg